In Bacteroidales bacterium, a genomic segment contains:
- the lpxK gene encoding tetraacyldisaccharide 4'-kinase, giving the protein MNKTGRNNWKVLLIPFSWLYGLVIWVRNNLYDTGFLKSAGFNIPLISVGNITAGGTGKTPHVEYLAELLQKDFRVATLSRGYKRSTRDFRIAGPESSVQEIGDEPLQMKRRFPGITVAVDRNRSNGIQLLMKEDPSVEVILLDDAYQHRSVKPGFSILLVDYTRPIGKDHLLPAGMLREPARNLHRANIVLVTRSPERIKPLELRQYANETGLTLGQHLYFTSMRYGNLSPVFPAVRKKDAAWFKHYAGGVLIVSGIARPRPLRQYARSINTNIRELSFPDHHPYSGRDLEKISRNYREFREQHGEILVLTTEKDAVRLRGLNPEVEWKEAMYAVRIHVHFLNDDKDEFDRQIWNYVNSNKRSSLLYQGADS; this is encoded by the coding sequence ATGAATAAAACCGGTCGGAATAACTGGAAGGTCCTTCTTATCCCTTTCTCCTGGCTCTACGGCCTGGTGATCTGGGTCAGGAACAACCTTTATGATACGGGGTTTCTGAAATCTGCCGGCTTTAACATCCCCCTGATCTCGGTGGGGAACATCACGGCAGGAGGCACAGGAAAAACTCCGCATGTGGAGTACCTGGCCGAGCTGCTTCAAAAAGATTTCCGTGTCGCCACCCTGAGCCGGGGCTATAAAAGAAGTACCAGAGATTTCCGGATTGCCGGCCCGGAATCCTCCGTTCAGGAAATCGGAGACGAACCCTTGCAGATGAAGCGGCGTTTTCCGGGGATAACCGTTGCCGTTGACCGGAACAGGTCAAACGGAATACAATTGTTAATGAAAGAGGATCCCTCGGTGGAGGTGATCCTTTTGGACGATGCCTATCAACACCGCTCCGTCAAACCCGGGTTCTCCATTCTGCTGGTCGATTACACCCGCCCCATCGGCAAGGACCATTTGCTGCCCGCCGGCATGCTGAGGGAACCGGCCAGGAACCTTCACCGCGCCAATATCGTTCTGGTCACCCGTTCGCCCGAAAGAATCAAACCCTTGGAGCTCAGGCAGTATGCCAATGAGACAGGCCTTACCCTGGGTCAGCACCTCTATTTCACAAGCATGCGCTACGGGAATCTGTCCCCGGTATTTCCGGCAGTCAGAAAAAAGGATGCTGCATGGTTCAAACATTATGCGGGGGGAGTTCTGATTGTATCGGGAATTGCCAGGCCCCGGCCTCTTCGCCAGTATGCAAGAAGCATCAACACCAACATCCGTGAGCTCTCTTTTCCGGACCACCACCCCTATTCCGGGAGAGACCTGGAGAAGATCTCCCGCAACTATCGGGAATTCAGGGAGCAGCATGGGGAGATCCTGGTACTGACCACCGAAAAGGATGCCGTAAGGCTTCGGGGTCTCAATCCGGAAGTGGAGTGGAAAGAGGCCATGTATGCCGTGCGCATCCATGTCCACTTTTTGAATGATGATAAAGATGAATTTGACCGACAAATATGGAACTATGTTAACAGCAATAAACGAAGCAGTCTCCTTTATCAGGGAGCAGATTCATGA